Part of the Choloepus didactylus isolate mChoDid1 chromosome 27, mChoDid1.pri, whole genome shotgun sequence genome is shown below.
aggtggAAATCAGGCAAACACCTCCAGGGCAAAAGGTATTCAGTGAAGGGTGGGGACAGGTGGAGCAAGCAAGTAAGAGCAAGGTAAGGCACTCCCAGCCCTCCTCCCAACCAGACCTGCCCTGATAACCCAATCTGTCCTTTCCAACACAACCTCCAGACCTGCCCCCCAAGGCACACTCCCTTAGACTCCACCTACTTTGGCTAAAATCGCACTGTCCAATATCGTAGCCATCAGCCACTCTTGGCTactgaaatttaaattcattaagaaaataagatgaaaacTTCAGTTCTTCGGTCCCATGGGCCACATTTCCAGTGCTCAGTAACTGTGGCTGCTGTACTGAACAGAACagacacagaacatttccattatgaCAAAAAGTTCTATTGAACAGCCTTGGTCTAAAATCCTCTTTAACTAAATGTTACTACCTCTGCccccaactttaaaaaaaaaaagtctcttttaatcttAGAAAAGACAGTTAAGAGAACTGAAAGCCAAAGGTTGGATAGggaatagataaataaacagCAAGAACACTGAAAGACATCGTCTCACCCCCCACCCAATGAAGGAGAGGCAAGAGAGAAAGATAGCAGGGAGCCTGGAGGGAAACACTGAATTAGCCACAAATGACCTTTCCCTACTCTTGCCCCAGTCCTGTCCACCTCCTGCTCCCATGGTCCAGCCAATGAGCTCTGGTGGAGGATCTGAATGCAGAAAACAAGCAGAATGGAACAGCCTAAAGGCAGGAGGCTGCCCCCACCCTATCCTGCTTCTGTAACCCTTCTGCATTTACCTGCCTCAGGTGACTCCAGGTACCCACGACTCACCCCTGGCCCATCCTCTtcatccttcttttcttcccctaTCTAGAGCTTCTTCCTACAGATTCTCTCTTCCCGTCCTTATAGACTGAGGTTCAGGGGATCAGAACCAAATCCATAAGATCTTGGTAGATTTCTCCCCAGGGAGAAAATCCAATCTAGTCCCTCTCAAGATCATGTCCTTTCTTCTCCCCATCTCCAAGCCCAGTGACCAACACTTTCAACAGCAGCAGACATTCCTAGCCCCATTCATAGGCCAGGCCCAGTTCTTAGCACTTGACatgtttaatccttacaacaaccctatgaggtatcGGCTACTGTTAGCATCCTCAAAATGGgggaactgaggtccagagaggtggAGTCCCTTACCCAACAGCAGCCGGACATTGGCAGAGCAGAGTCAGGAAGTCAAATGGTATGGCTCCAAAACCTGCCCTCTTAACCACTACTCTCTTATCTGCAGAATTTTGATTTAAAGCTCTTCTGCAGCCCACCACCTCTCCACCTCTAAACTAGGAGATTTCTGCAGCCTGAGCTTGCCCTCAACAGCATCTACCTAAAGGGTTTTTAACCCTTTTGATTAAAAACTAAGCATTTGCCAAGTGTTTCTAACAAATGTGGACTAAGTGCCCTATCTGGaccctctcctcctcttctcccctcaGTAATTCAACCAGTGTTTACTGAGCATTTCCTCTGTGCAGTGACCAGACCAGACCAGGTCCCTATCCAGGCATTCGATTAGGGAAGACAAGAATTAAGACCTGCTTACACGATTCACTTATAAGTTAAAATGGTAGCAAATGCAGCAAAGAAATACAGagcactaaaaaaaaacaaacaaaaaaaaaatcagtgacgGGGGAACCTgaattctcctttctcctctttgaAGGGGGCTCTTTAGCCAGAAGAAAGTCTCTTCCTTGCTAAAGCAGTTTCACTGTCCAGCCTCTGAGGGGGAAGATCTCGCCTTACTCCCCCCACCCTCTAAGCGGCCTCCTCTGGGGACCTGGGCAACTAATGAGGTACTTCCCTCCCTCAGGGTCAACTTCCCTAAGCAAGTAGGAGTTCTTCCTTTGAGTGTCCTCTCCAAGTGGTTCTCCCAGCCCTTGCCTTTCTGCGCCTGCCCTTTCTTCACTCCTTGCAAGGACCCCTTCTCTGAAGAGGTTTACGTCCCTATTACCCCTGGGAAAAATTCCCCAGGACCCTAGGTACTCACAGAGCTGGCCAGTTCCCGAGTCCCAGGCCGCCGCAGCAGCAGGGGACCGACACGGCCCAGCCCCCGGCTCAGCCCCCTAACACCCACCACGGCCACCGCCACCGCCATCTTGGCCAATGGTCGCGGGACAATCCGCCCAGCTCTTCAGCGGGACTGCAAGCTGCCCCTCCGAGAGCCTGACTCACCTGCCAGCCCCACCCTGCCAAGAAACTACCCGCTTCCAGTCCCGTGATCGCTAGAACGCAAAATAGGTGCAGAAAACAATTTGGCTTCCCCAGAACGTCTCCAACCGCCTCGTCATATTTGCTTCcataacaggcaaagaagggacaACCCGATCAAAGCGTCTGGTGTTTAAGGCCCGGGGACCTCGGGAAGGACCAGCCCATGCCAAGCACCGCCCCCATTCTCCACCGTCCAATGGCTTTCCCGGAGTTGGGAGGCGGGGGTGGGCGGGGCCAGATTGTTGGTAAACGCGGAGCCACGTGCGGGCGCCGCAGTAGGCGCCCTGGGATCTGGGCGTGCGCGGTGGAAAGGTCGCCTGGACGCAAGCGCGCGCTGCTGGGCGGAAGCTACACTCCTGGCTGCACGTGGAATCTGGGCGATGGAGGGGCCTGTTCCGATCGAGGCCCAGATCCGCACTGAGACTGGGGCCGAGAGCGGTCTACGGGGCCCCGGCTGCAGCCTCCGGCACTTTGCCTGCGAACAGAACCTGCTGTCCCGGCCGGATGGCTCTGCCTCGTTCCTGCAAGGTAAGGCCTTCACCCAGGTCAATACAGCTGGTGCACCCTTGCGGACATGTCCTGTGTGTTTGGAGCGCGACTTCAGTGTACCAGGCGCCATGCAGCGGAGTGCCTCCCCTCCCCGCGATACTAGCTGGGAAACGCATCCCTCCCCATCCCGGAGTTGGGCAGAACTTCTTACCCGGACGGATACTAGTCAGGCTGGGCTACATCACTCCCTCCTCACTAGAAGGAGGAGAGTATCTCCAGCCTCGTAAGTACTCCTCAGAATGGGTAAGAGGCAGACTTCTCCATAAGAAGGAGTGAGGAAAATCTCTTGCCTAGGGTAAATATTCCCCTTCCACACACATTCTCCGGATCCATACATCCCAGGCTGAGACCAACTCTCACATTTGCGTAAACATCCCAGATCGCCACCACTGGCTTAATTGCTCCTTAGACCATGTCAGGTCTTTTACTCAAAAACCACTCCTCAGATTCAGGGGGATGTTCCCACCCTGGATTGGGAAAGAtctgccccaccccaccattTAGATAAATGTCCCTTTATCACTGGGATGTATAGCTCTCCATGATACATAGCTCTAAGATTGGAGCAGGTCTTATCTTTTGGGCAAATATCCCCTTCAGAGCCAAATGCCTCTCAAAACTAGACTTAACTTTCTGACCCAGGTAAATATTTCTCTGGGGGTAGGCCTGGGGAACACCCCCATAAATGCTTCAGTCCCTCAGTTGGGCATTACCTTCTGCCCAGGTACAAAACAGTCTTTTCGTTTATTCATGAGGCTCAGGGAATATatcaacaaacaaaacagattaaAATCCCTGCCCTAATGGAGTTTATATTCTGGTGAGGAGacagacagttaaaaaaaaaaaaaagaataagtaaaattatGCAGTAAAATgccttggagaaaaataaaatagaaaaggggACTAGGACATGCTGGAGAAGGGGTGCACTCTTAAATAGAATAGTTAGGAAAGGCCTTACTGAGAATAAAGACCTGAAGGAGGGGAGGCAGCGAACTCTGAAGAGAAAGATGTCAGGAGAAAGAGGCTGCCATgcatggggtggaggtggggggggtaCAGGGGACAATGAGACAACAAGAACAAAAGTGCTGAGGCACGAGCTTGCCTGGCCTGGCTTGGTGCATGAGATGGGAGCCTCTGGAAGTTTTGAGTAGAGGACTAACATGACCTGAATACATTATAAAAGAATTGCTCCAACTGCCATGTTGACCATAGGGAACATGGGGGAACCACAGAGAGGGTAGCTCAGACCAGGGCTGAAGCAGTGGAGGTAGTGAGATTCTGGATGtatttggaaaatagaaatgaCAATATTTGCAGATGCTTTTAGTTTGGAAGtatgagaaaaagaagcaaggacgaCTAAGGTTTTTGCCTGGATAAGCTGTGGTGGGGAAAGATGAGGTCAGTTTGGAACATTAAGTTTTCGGTAACTGTTAGACATCAAACTGGAATTGTGGACATCCAAGTCTGGGACCTGGGCTGGGCTTGGAATTCCATGGAGAGACCCAAGCTGGACATAGACATTTTGCAATCCTCTCTCTACGGATGCTATTTAAATCTGTCAGTTGGATGAAATCACCAAGGAAGTGAGTGTAGAAAGAGAAGAGATCCCAGGACTAAGCCCTGGATCTTCCAACTTCGAGAGCTCATGGAGGTATGATGAACCAGCAAAAAGGACAGAGGAGGAATGGTCAGTGAGATACAAGGAAAAGCAGGAGAAGGCGGGGACCTGGAGTCTGGAGAAGACCACATTTGAGAAGCAAGGGTTGACCGACCATGACAGTCCTACTGAGAGGCCGGGTCATGTGAAGCTCGAGTCCCCCCGAGGGCTAGACCATTTGGAGGTCACGGGTCTACCCTGGCAGGAGCTGTGAAAGTGGAGTGGTGGAAtcaaagaggagaggaagaaaagacaGCGAGTGAAGGCAACTCGTCAGGAATTTTGCTGTAACAGGGTTAGGTAAATGAGGCATTAGGGATGTGTGGTcgagagagaggagagaattgCTGGAGTGAAATCCCTGTGAAGGTGAGAGGGGAGGGGACTGTGTGTAGAGGCGCTGCAGATAGTTCATCCGTAGTGACAGGACTGGGTGAGGAGCTAGCCCTCCTTGGGTCACTTCCTGCTTCCGTGCTCCCTTCGGGGCAGGTTCTCGTGGATCCAGTGACACCTTCCCTGTGAAAGGCGAATTGGGTTACCCCGGAAGAGAAGCCCTGGGCTGTGTGGCAGCCCCAGCTCCCCAACCCCGGGAAAAATGGCTCCAACCTGAGGTCCTGTTCAGATGCCTGGAAGTCCCTTAGAATTTAAGAAATAAGGAGGAAGTCAGCCCTTCCCTCCTTCTAAACCCCAAAGCCACAGGACCCTGGAGCAGGGGGAGTCCCTTGCAGACCTCAAAAGCATGTTCCAGTTAATGCAAAGTAGGATTTCTGTCTGGgatggagggaaaattctggtgatggatggtggtgagggcactgccacactgtgaatgtgattcatCCCACTGCATGGTAcccttgggaggggttgggatgggaagatctATATTGTAcatgtgtttccacaattaaaaaaaaaagaaaaaactaaagagaTGATGACAGTTAactgcaatacatgatactggatgggatctaagaatggaggagaaaaggcttaaaaggacattattgggacttaagaaaaaattggaattagtctgtaagctttatatcaatcaAGGTTAAATGTCTTCAACTTGTTATCTGCATTTAAGGTGAATGCCTAAGTGACTATCCTGTTTGTAGGAGGCATTATGTGTTCACGaagtatgatgtatgcaacctgaTCTCATagtttcagaaaatagattgatgATAGATAAAATTAtatgacaaaggtggcaaaatgctaaaaattagtggatctgggtgtctggggaggtgggggtatgttggagttctctgcctggggtttgtattatttttgcacctGTCTTGTAGGTTTGAAatgacttcaaaattaaaagtaaaaaaaaatacccccccccaccaccaccacccctaccCGCAAAAAGCATGTTCCAAGTGTTGCAAGTATTTCTGGCCTCAGAACCATTAGTGAGTTTGATAAAAATGCAGAGTCTCACAACCCAGGCCTGCCTCCAAGAAGCTGTGCTGGGGCTCTAGCTTCCCCTGCTGCCGCTCACAACTCTGTCTGCAAATTAGAATCACTGGGACCTGGGCATCAGGGTTTTTTAAAACTCCCCAGTGAGTGCAGTGTGCAGCCAGCGTTGAACCACTGCCCTAGTGGGCCTCAACCAGCATTCTTTTGTAATGGAATTAGAGTAGATAATAGTAGACAGAGTATAGCGCAAGAAGTGATGCTAAGTGTTGTTTTGTGAGGCCTGTGTTGCATTTACACACGTGTGGGAGTTTTTGATCATGCAGTAAGATGTATTTAATCCTGGGAGCTATGCTCAGGAGAGTCTGGAAGCCTCGCTTCTAGTCCAGtcctcccattttgcagatgggtaaaactgaggcttagggaggtAACCATATTCACCCGAGGTTGCACAGCCAGGCTGATACAGCCTTTTCATTTAGTAACTCTCACCTCTCTTCCCTTCATACCCACTCTGGGGAATTAAGCAGGAGCCTGTGTCCCCTCCAGATATTTAACTGTTGCTCAGGTGTCCCGACTGCTGCAGAGTCTGGGAATGAGAGCCTGAGGAAAGAGAGCTGGGCTGGGGTGTGCTTTGGAAGGAGTTGAGACTAGCTGCATGCAGTAAGAGGGAGGTGGGTTAGTTCTCAGGAAGAACGTCCTGGTGAAGTTAATATTAGCTAAAGTCTGTTGTGCTCTCACCAGCTATCAGGCACCTTTCTAAGTGTGTTTCATggcttatctcatttaattcccaaGAACACCAAGAGGGAGGGACTGTCATCGTCCCCCATCTtccagatgaggaagcagaggcagAGAAGTGAAGGGAGCCCTCTGAGGATCACTGCCAACAAGTGGCAGGTGGGCTTGGGGCTGGCGCGGCAAGCTCGGCCCTGGGCTCAGTGCCCACACTTCCAAAACTCTGTGCCTTGGGCGCCAGGAACCGGGAAGGTGTGGGTGAGGGCTCCCCTGCTGTCTCCCCAGGTGACACCTCTGTCCTGGCAGGCGTCTATGGGCCGGCTGAGGTGAAGGTCAGCAGAGAAATTTTCAACAAGGCCACACTTGATGTGGTCCTGAGGCCAAAAATCGGGCTGCCTGGTGAGTGCCTGGCTGGGTCTCTGAACGTTGGTCTGTCGTGACCTCTTGCCCAGAGCCTTCCTCATGGCTGTCCCCAGCCCCTGCTGctccctctcttccccctctAGCTACTTCTGTCTCTTTCCCCACCTCTCTGCTCCATCTGCCTCCGAGACACTGTCTCCATGTCTCAGCTTCTGTCACTTTTGTCTTTGCTTCCAAATTCCTCTGTCCTCTCTTTCCTGACTCCATCTCCCCTTCTTTCCATTGCCCtgtttttcctccctctccctgccctttTACCCTCTGCCTCTGTTGCCCTCACTCCCAGGGGCTGGGCTCACTGGATGGCAGCAGGCAGCAGGAGGACGCACACTTGCTCCCGGGTTTTCCTCCCCCGGGCAGCTCCCTCGGTGGGCAGCTGGCTTCAggccctgcctccttccccctGGGAATCCTCCATCAGCCACGCAGGGGGCTGCAGCTTCCCAGGGTGGGACTGCAGACCTTTTCCGGAGGGTTTGGGGGTATGGTGGAAGGGAAGTCCCTGACACCCCCACTCTTCGCCCTTCCCCAGGCGTGGCAGAGAAGAGCCGGGAGCGGCTGATTCGGAACACGTGCGAGGCTGTGGTGCTGGGAGCCCTGCACCCCCGCACCTCCATCACCGTGGTCCTGCAGGTCGTCGGCGATGCCGGCTCCGTATCCTTTCCCCAggcctcctccaagaagccctcc
Proteins encoded:
- the EXOSC5 gene encoding exosome complex component RRP46 produces the protein MEGPVPIEAQIRTETGAESGLRGPGCSLRHFACEQNLLSRPDGSASFLQGDTSVLAGVYGPAEVKVSREIFNKATLDVVLRPKIGLPGVAEKSRERLIRNTCEAVVLGALHPRTSITVVLQVVGDAGSLLACCLNAACMALVDAGVPMRALFCGVTCALDSDGSLVLDPTAKQEKEARAVLTFALDSVEQKLLMATTKGLYSDAELQQCLAAAQAASQHIFRFYRESVQRRYSKS